The Asterias rubens chromosome 14, eAstRub1.3, whole genome shotgun sequence DNA segment AATGTGGTTTTGAGACTAGCTAGTTATAGATCCGGTTAAAACATGAATGTCAGGAACAGGTTACAACCGGTTTCATCTAGTCTTAACTTGACTATAGCAGCCGATTGCAACATTTAATGAAATTGGTGGACTAGTTTATAACCGGTTTAAGCCCAGTTAACTCGCAGAAGCAGCAGCTACTCGTATGTGATTTTGAGACCAGTTGGATCAGTTATATTTGGACACTGCAGCAAATTAGATATTGTTAACTTTATACAACCAGTTCCACTCAACATTTTAAACTTGGCTAGGAGCAGTTGATCCAGTTGGATCCAGTTGGATCCAGTTACAACTTGACACTGCTGCAACTTGGaatctttttaaattaacaagtttcATTAATCATTTTAAACCGTATTAGGACCAGTTGGGTTCAGTTGGCCAGTCCCAGCAATCGTGCTATATAACGAGAGTCGACTGTATCGTGATAAGTTCgatttctgagagtccttggcttcataaCTGGAATTAATCAatgacaaaaatgaaaaaagtttACTTCTAaaacaattctttaaaaaaaatccttacCTGCTTTGCTCATCCGCTGTGGGTGGCCGGAGCGTCTAGCACAGGCCATAGGAGTCTCCTCTCTGTCATTGACTACATCAAGCCGACCGTTGTGCTGGAGGCAGCAGTTGAAGCATTCAGCATGGCCACCAGTAGCAGCTAGGTGAGCTGGTGTGTTGCCATGATCTATAGGGGGAACAATCCGTGTAGAAATGAAATCTTttgaaatcttaaagtctagaATCAACAAGAGCAGTCTTTTTATGTGAACCACTCATTAAAAGCAGACCCTAGATTGCCTATTTATGACACACTTGTACTTTAATGATTTTGGATACTGGATATCATATCCAAAAATTCAGTTCGAAATTATGATTCTTTTATCTTTCGTTCCATCACCAACCGAAAACCCCGTCGTCGTTTTTACAAGATGTTGGTTTTTCTTATAAAGCTTAATGTCTAGTTTGTACTATCAATATTACACAATCTTTTCCTGTATCACTACTCATGCAAACTGACATGATATTTGacaaatatggaaataaatatgcTATGAAAATCAATTAGTCCTTACTGTCTGTAGCCATGGCATCCACTCCTTTCTCCAATAACCAATGCAGGCAGGTCATCGCTCCAAAATATGCCGCCTGGAAAAAAGAAATGTCAAGACAAAAAGTCACTATTAGTGGCTTCTTTAAAATTGCACTCAAATCcatcacccagtgacgctcatggtgcCATTTGTTTCATTCCCAAACTTTGTCTTGTGGCAAGTTAACTTTTTCTTCTGGTTAgttaacttgtttttttgagGGGAAGTTAACTTTGTCTTGTACAATACCTTTTACTTGATGTTGAAGTTAGCTTTGCTTGAAAgcaagttaattttgtttactggTAAGGCATCTTTGTCTCAAGCTAAGTAAACTTGTCTCGTGGTAAGTTAACTTTGTCTTGTAACTTTACTTTGTCTTGTGGAAAGTTCACTGTGTTCTTTGGGAAGCTAACTTAGTCTCATGATACATTAACTTTATCTTGCGTGGCTGGTTCACTATGTTTTTTGGGGGAAGTTAACTTTGTAAAATAACTTAGTTAACTTTGTCTTATGGTTAGTTAATTTTTATCTAGTGGTAAGTTAACTTTGTCTCATGCTAACTAACTGCATTCAAACACAATCCTGTCTTTAAGACTCTGTACTTGATCGCTTGTAAACATTCCATCAAACGTACCATGTGAGCAGGCGTCTTTCCCGATCCATCCTTGGTCATCAGCTCTGTGCCATTCTTGACAAGGAATCTAAGGCAGTCTAAGTGGTCTTTCTTAGCAGCGAAGTGAGCGGGAATACACCCAGCTTGATCAGTGGCCAAGATGTCACAGTTCCCTTGGACAAAAAGGATCAGGCTCTCCAGGCCTGGGAAATAAccagaaaatgttgaaacaaataagggaatcaatgtgtggtaaagaggttttcaactagtggtttaaacccaacgaggcctggggtgggtttcacaaagagttaggactagtcttatctcgagttgctaattttggcacatttgatttgtgactctgTCTCCTTCTCACTCGTGTggccaagtccagcaacatgtcatcattgcaaatgtggtatcattttaaagaagaacacttcagctttgcattgatatttATCTAAGTACAAAGAGAGtcataaatatacaaatatactTGATAGAAAAAAATTTTCCTAACTtcttgtgagcagtttattaaTATATGACGGTACCTCCATGGATTGCACCCATATGGGCGGGTCTCCTTCTTTGGTGGTCAGACGTCTCAATGTCGACGCCCTTACTCAGGAGGTAGCTGAGTATCTTTGGGTGGTTCCTCTGGGCGGCCAGGTGGGCGGGGCTTCGTCCATTCTTATCCTCCAGCGACGTATCAGCTCCTACAATTGAAGTGTTTTTATGTCAATACTTTGcaaaaaccacaagggacacCGAGTTGGTAAAgattttaaacaacttttgcttagaaacattgactagagcaggacttgaTTATGTGACCCATggattaaagacattggacactattggtaattgtcaaagaccagtcttctcacttggtgtatctcaacatatgcatcaaataacaaacctgtgaaaatttgagctcgattggtcatcggagttgtgagataactatgaaggaagagaaaaaaaaccttgtcacacgaagttgtgtgctttcagatgcttgatttagagacctcaaattctaaacttgaggtctcgaaatcaagttcgtggaaaataacttctttctcgaaaactacgtcacttcagagggagccgtttctcacaatattttatactatcaacttctccccattactcgtcaccaggtaaggttttatgcttaaattttgtttgagtaattaccaatagtgtccactgcctttaacaggccagtgctctaccaactgagctaaatCTAGCCATTCTATGTTTTGGATCTCCCTTCTTGCCGTTATCCTTGCTCGGTTGCCAGTAAGAAGCCACTCGATCAACTGTTAACTGAtttgtatagccagggatcacacccaagtttatgataaaaatttcttccatggtaaaaacagtattaccaaccaaatttcaatttgttgcatattccttgttccttgtgttcagctgttgtttgctcatcctgaaaatcacgttgaaagttggttggtaatcctgtttttatcaaggaagcaatttcatgctgagcaaatttttgtgcttagctggctctatgaaattgggtcctggaaTGTGGCAGCATAGAGATCTCAACTGCTAAGTATCAAGTTATGCCAAagtacaaatcactatggcaacaTTGACAACTAATCTTAACATGATTCTTATTAGTACTTTATGACATCGAGCCATGACGCTCACTCTAGCTAAAAAATTGAACAAGTTTCAAACAGAAAGTTGTTTTACCTTTTTCCGCTAAAACCTGCAGGCATTCCAACTCTCCCTGGAATGCGGCGATGTGACATGAACTCTGACCTTCGACATCGACCGCATCGATGTCATCTGCAAGGTCAAGGAGTAATGTCAGGACATTGGGGTGACCTCCGACACAGGCCTCATGCAGTAGAGTCCGATTCTTGATGGTGCGAATACTGGTATCTGCACCAGCCTATAATTcaaagacaacaatttttttcccaTGGGTCAAAAATATAATTAGGCTTAAATGAAATCATCATTAGGTGTTTTGGCAAGTGCTCGGATTGTTTAAGATCAGCAGAGTGGTTGGTTTGAGTAAGTCCTGACCCTTGTGTCTTTATAAGCAATACACTTACAACCATTATTGCTCCTTCTTGAAACAGGATAACTGTTCTTATCATCAAGTAcgtgctaatcctccaatcagatttgcagaatggagtggctttttatagaccaacttgtcggATCTGCCCTGAAGTCTTGAAATGGTATTATACCCCGTGTTTGAGCTTCGCTACAATTGTTGTTAAGAGAAAGGGTGCACTTGGGGTGCCAAAACACACCAAGCTTAAAAGTGTTCATCATTACAATACCTGTAGAAGTTGTCTTGCAACATCAACCTGCCCATACTGGCATGCCCTGAGGAGGGCAGTTCGGTAGTCTCCAGTCCGACCGAAATTAGGATCAGCTGAGCTCTCTCTGAGAACCCTACGTACAGCGGAGGAATCCCCCTTCTCTGCTGCTTCCATCAACTCATGGGTAGAATctaaaaaaatgaagaaaacaaaaatagagtacaattgttaaagacagatcatttttatgattttgggttgaaaacaaGTTTTGACTAGAGTGGAACTCTATATCAAGGACCTCctgattaacgtgccagcgctctaccaactgaggtatctacatgtagccctatgttggcggtctccctattttgtcaacatctttgctCGGGGTAACAAATAATTTGACTTCACCCTCGCTAAAACTCtgcaaaaaaatcaaacatgaaATGGCGTCCAATTATATACCTGTAACTGACACACAGACTGCCATACTCATAGTGCTTGACGTTCCCCTACCAGCGGGGGAGACTCTCCTCTCGCCTATTGTTGGCATCCTCCCCCTGTTTCTGTTCTTTGTCCTGCCATCAACGAGACCTTCTTCGTCAGTTCCCTCCGTCAAAAATGCTCCAGCTTGCCCTCCGCTGCGGTTAGCACGATTCCTCAATGCCGCGATGCGACTATCGTCAGAGTCGTCAGCGTTCTGGTGGAAGTACGAGATCTTCTCGCCGAGTGTCATTGTTCTTTCTCGCAGGACGATGTTCGGATGTGGCCGGCTTTGCCGAAGATTGTTATGAAGTTCTTTTCTTGCCATTGTATAACTCTCTGGGACGGCAAGAAGAATCTTCAAGAGTCTACTTTATCCGTCCAGTTGATTCACGCcacaaaaatattgataatcAAGGACAATCGACTTCAACATTTCATAGCCATTCAGATGCATCTATGTCAACTTTAAAAGTTCCTGAGTCCACCAGGCATTTCTCTTATAGTCTCCACCAGTTCGAACTTCGCACCTGCCTCTAACTTACATGGAGTATAATTAGTGAGGTGTGCAGTAGCCTCATGTGTatttctcttttgagtagtattGCTTCTGAacagaactggtggttgacaactcaacgtttcgatcagattgtcttcaggagaatgaatTACCAGCTCGAGTATAATATAACTCTTTCAGCAAATTGCCACAAATCCACACCAAGGTACCAAGTAAACAGGTGCAGACTTCTCTGCCATTAAACCACACAGTTTATAAGTCGTCACCTCAAACAAAGAAAACCTCAGACTAAAAACTGAGACAATGTTAATTCTCACAAGCcttgaacttccctcttgaaggggcacagcaattttcctctggtatgGGGCACTCTATTCCTCTTAGAGGAAAATATAAACTTGTATTGGAAATTTGCAAAAGGGCACTACAGCAAAAGCACCACGGCAAGCGCTGTAGGTGCCGTGGGATATTACCAGACCTGCTCTCAACTGATGATAAAGAACAGACTCTGAAAAGACTTCTTCAAACATTGATGATGAGCTCCTGTCAGTGAAGTTGTCCAAACTGGTTTCCGTTTTGGCAGGTAAAAACACCTGGATTTCTCACATCAGAGGGAAGAGATTTGACGCCAGCTCTGTGATTAATTCGCGGAAGTTTTAAAATGAACTATAGGAGATAAGAGCAAATGCAATAAAGATATTTTTTCTGTGATTGATCAGTATCAATGGGTCGTTTCATGACTGTATTGTGAAAGGCAGAAATCCTTGAGGGTTTGGCACTCCAATAATTTTGATAAAGAACTGCGAACAATAGATCAACATTTAGCTTGCAGCCTGTGGAAGAAACACCCTGTGATGCACCTGGCtgaattttcaaaacaaaatttagacTCCTTTTAGAGCGCTATTATGTATGGCTTAGTGTCCTATCCTAAGGACAAGACAACTATGGtagagtgtcttgctcaaggacacaagtgccacgaccacGGAAtcaagcccacactctgctgattaagAATTACCAGCAATAATAGTTACttcttacaacaacaaaacgttTATACCTCAACAATTTGTTAAACTTAAAGTTCaaaagttgaagaaaaaaagttgatgATGAGGCAttccaaaacaaaactacaccaTGGTCCtgcaaaaacacaacatttgtGTTGGTCAGCTCAGCATCAACTTCCTCAAGACAGAAGAGAGCTGAGTGGCAGAGTTAACCGTAAACTTTCCTACCAGAAAGCTTGTTGAAAAATTTTTACCAAGAAAGTCTAAACATCATTCAACAATGAAGGAAAGGAATGCTGCGCATCAAGCAGAACGCTTCAAGGTTTCCTTTTACAAATACTTGTACTTCTCTCTGGAAATACAATCCAGCAGGCAACCCATGTATGGCTGGCAATTGTCTAGACATCAACATCCTTCGATTGCGGAGCAGGTGTCTACAAGTTTCTCCGAGgcatcaaaaaaataaaaaacatgacaCCCACAGcaagtgccttggtgccctgtgctatTGCTgtagtgccctctgcaaagttcaaatacaaatgTAAATTTCCTCATATATGAGCGCccattttttctcttcaaacatGAACTGAAAAGGAGTCTATCAACTATGAACGGCAGTGCCTctcacaaagtaagtttttatggtcattaactttTGGAGTGCTTGCCAATCTCTGACCCTACCGTGTAAGTTTACAGCCgatgtaaatatttattttaaaagttcaaGAGGGCATGGAAGCAAAGACCAGTGGCATACAAATAATTTTCTAAAGGTCAAACATGTACCTAACACTCAAACACTGAGCAACAAGTATCCTATAAACTGGCATGATTTAAAAGCAAGAATAAAACCCAAAACTCAAAACTAAGGACATTTTGAAGCCACCACAATTTGGACACAGAGAAAAAACCTGTAAAGCTAAGTGCATTAACAGAAGTAGAAATAGTTCTCTCTATCTCAAAGACAAAATGTTGGCTACAACTATAAACATTCCATTAAATATGCCCTAATAGCTGATTTTTCTCTCCTGTATAAACCAACAAAACATCTAAATTATTGTTGCGGTACCTGGTGCCAAAAACATAGTATTCAAaccgcctctagctaccaggcaatctcggtagtctagttggtaagacactgctctagcattgcaagggtcgtgggttcgaatcccactcaagtttttcacaggactcagggaagtaccgagtatagtgctaacatacatcagtgtatgggtaaaaaaacaaaattaatgttccaACAAAACATGTTGATGGTCGAGCCTAAGACAAGGTAACAAATAAATTCCTGTCACAAAATCACTTTATCCATAGAAATCCATTAAACAAATTCTCCACATACTTGCCAAGAATTGTAAGTTCCTAGACGagttaacaaataatttgcttctttcacaaaaattaCTTCTGATAATACATCAATCCAAATAAATCCAAAGAAAAATTATCCACAAAGCCATCCAAAAACTGTATATTCTGTTATTACAGAAGCTTCTTGCATTTCAAACTCCTTCACAAAATCACTTCTAATACCCATCCATCCAAATAAATCTAAAGACAATTTCTCCAGAATTCCCTTAGAGAAATGTGAAATTCCAATAACTGAGGCTGTACTTgcatttcaaacaaaatcaattctgATATCCAATTCATCTAAAGAAGTCCAAAGAAAACTTGTCCAAACAGCCATCTATGAATTGTAAATTCTGTAAATAAACTAAGTAACTTGCATTTTAAACTATTTCCACAAAATAATTTCTGATCCAAAGAAACCACAGAAAACTTCTACACACAGCTACAGTCCAACAAATGTAATATTCCGTTACTGAAGCTACTTGTATTTCAAACTCCTTTCACAAAATCATTTCTTAAAATTTTCCCATCCATCTAAAGAAATCAAAGAAAACTTCTCCACAAGAGCTTTCAAAGAAATGTAAAATTCTGTTAACTGAAGCTACTTGCATTTCAAACTCCCTTTCACAAAATCACTTCTGACACATATAAATCCATCCAATCTgtctaaagaaaaacaaagaaaatttctCCACTCCGTCAAAGAATCATACATTCCGTTAACTGAAACTACTTGCATCTCATACTCCTTTCAACAAATCATTTCTGATCCAAAGAAAACTTCTCCACACAGCTGTCCAAAAAATGTAAACTTCCGTTACTGAAGCTACTTGCATTTCAAACtcctttcaacaaaacactCCTGATATCCTATCAGTCCAAAGAAACCCACAGAAAATTTCTCCACACAGCCGTCCAAGAACTGTTAATTCCGTTAACTGAATCTACTTTCATTTTAGCAGTCAGGCTTTTTACTCCCATAGAAACAGTGACGTtaacaggtacatgtagatcaCAGAAGCTTTAAATGTACTACTAtgttttcttgttcttttgtGTCTTGAATAAGCAGCAGTTTATAACAGGATTTGTGAGCCTGTGTCAATCTTTATCTCATCACCCACCAATCTCCGCTAATCTGTTTTTAACATACCTGCCCAATATTTGCAAAAGGTCTAAGACCAAACATGTATTTGGATTATAGCTGTACTTATAATCATGCAGTAATACAAGTCATCAAATTGTGCAAAGGTGAAGTCAAACATGGAACTTCGAAACTATAACTCTAGAAGAGTGTTGAGTCACTCTTTCAGCAGATTGGGTTCATCTTTTCCTAAGTAATTCTCCCAAAGTGTACTCAAGATATTTTTCTTATAGATTCAGATTGCATAGGATGTTACTTCTGGGGTCCTTCAAGGTTCAGTGCTTGGTCCTTTTAATGATCTCTCATCCAACATGGTTGTTGAAAACAAGGAATTTGCTGTGAAATTGGCTGTGAATACTACTTTGGCttattaacttcactgtcaCAGAGTGAGTTATTTTGGTCTCAACTTTTCAATTGTGCGACTAgtctgctctagtcatcgtcaggagacggTCAGAGCTAATGGAGCCCTATCTAGAAAAACACCATTATAACAAACAAGTTTGCTCTTTGTAATAGAGGGTTTTAAATCCCCACTTAGCGCGCCGCCCTGTAAGAAACTTATCCACCAGCAGTGTATAATTGCTTCCGAAGTCGGTAATTGCCTTCCACCGCTCACTAATCTTCTCCCAACAATGGCGACAGATACTCTAACAACAACAGAATGCTTTAGGAGAACTGGTTAAAACAAATCCTAGGCTTAGATGATTATTTTAGGAGCAGGTTGTTTGTAAGTACAGTGTATAGCTGATCCAAGTTATTTCACAGAttgcacattttattttagtttttaaaagatgCTAGGTCAATTGTTTTGCCGAATTGGACCTCACAATTAAGTTCTAAgttaaaagtttgtttatatAACATGTATTTAAGGCCAAGTACAAAAGAAATTCCAGCAAAATACTGCATTTTTTTTAGTCGGAgtacatcaaataataaacctaaaACCAACCACGATCTTCGCTCAAAAACAAATGCTCTTCAGTTTGAACAAAGAGTAAAAGAACACGGCCAGTCGAAATAGAAACTTCTCCAAGAGTCTTTCGGCGTAGCTGTATTTCTCAAATTGAAACGACTGTTGACTTATTTTCTCAACTCAAGAGCCACTCAGTCCAACATTATGTCCTCTGAAaatgctttgtacttcttgaggaTGTATTCCAAGAAGCAAGGAAAAGCTTCCCCTCTTTGGCTGATCTGATTGGAAGTTTGTACAGGTGCCAGGTGGATCTTGACTTTTAAATAGACTTTCCTCAAGGCGTTACAATTCTATCCTACTTTATTATTGCATTGGGACATTTAGACTGCCAGTGTAAGCAGACAACACATGAGGCTTGAGTAGAATTAAAGGCTATCTGTTGATTCCATTTTCCTTCTTGTGGTGGTCTTGATGGATTTGTTACTATGGTGATAATACTATCCTCCAATCAGGCTTCAGTAAAAATACAATCATCCAATGAGTGCTTGAGAACTTGCTGCTTAAGTTACACTGCAGAGGCAAAGTTGATCAATTAGGTCACAGCCTAGTGCaaggtttgcccttaactttggGCCCAAATCATCTCTCAATTCACTTGTTCATCAAtagctttttcactagtccatattCCATGTGAATTGCGGATACTTTTCAACTCTGAACTTGCCAGCCAAACCACTTGCAGAGTCCACTGTTATGGGAGATGTTACAAAAAACTCAGCCATTGACAAAAACCTGTAAACTTGTAACATAGTCCAgcagaagaaagaaaaatattcGTCGGTTTGAAGTTATTCCAAATCCATTTTTCAGAAGAAGGTAAAAAGTGAACtttgttgagaaataaaaaaaaaaaacactggttaTTCTCACAGCTTCAGAACACAGTTCTCCTTGATGTTATTCGTCGGTTTAAAGTTGTTCCAAATCCATAGTCCGGAAGTAGGTAAAAAATAACTTTGTCGAGAAAAAATATACTGATTCTTCTCACAACTAACAGTCCTCCTTCATGGTGTATGTAACTAACCTATGGGAAAAAAAGTCAACTGCATTCCAGACACATAGGAACAGACTCTCAGTAAAAATCACTGCTGTAATAGACTTGTTCCAGTCCGCTCGCCAAAGTCGGTAAAACTACAAAACATGCTTTATAAATAAAAGCGTGTTTACTCTTGTTGTGTACACATGTTTCTAAGCATTATTGTACGAGGTACAATGTACCTGTCATGTGAATTACAAGGGTCGGGTTGCATTCATTAAGGTTACCATTCAAAAAAGCATCTACTCGTGTTTATTCGAGGGTAACAAATTCTAACAAGCGGGGAGAGACAGGCGGAAGTTTACCTCCGTTGACAAGTCAAACCCCTAAAAGTGACGGATTACAACCCACAATAACCCATGAAGGGTCGCATGACTGGGCCTTTAAGAGAAGTGTATCCTGGCAACCAAACATCCTAGTCAAGTTGGCTAGACTTGTCCAAGTCTCACTTTAGGTCTAGGGTGTGAGGAGTCTGTCTCCTGAATAGATCAGAACATTACCAATGCCAGCAGGCATAGGCCTACGTAAATGTAATATGTAACTTTTTAGTTCTCTGTAGGCGGGTCAGACGTATCCACATACTTGACTGtggtttgggcactggcctggttactagtcttttttctttatgtttttttctttatctttttcttccattctgtGCCCTTTTAACATATGTGTCATTTGTATGTAAAGGGCtgcattataaatattaaatatcaTCATTAAATTAgtataaaggcccggtcccactgcagcgataacaagaacgataacgataactaCGCAGAGAGAACGCATTCAATTGGTTGAAAGAGCGTGTGCGTTTTCTGCGCGGAGCAATTCGACCaaaatgcgttctctttgcgtcgtggtCGTTATCGTTTTGGTTATccctgcagtgggaccgggcctttacttCGATTTTGTCGTAACATTCTGTCACTTTGGTTTTAAACTGAAAGACATGCATACAGTACTTCCCTTCAATAATACAAACCTGCATCTTCTCAGACTTCcaggtcccccccccccctttctacACATACACTGCCATAggtttgaccatggaggtagaaatttctacctccatggtttgacaaaTTCTGAAAAAGTTTTCCTTGATAGCATTTTGCTGGGcgtgggaaagtactgagtatacagtgtttcacacacatcagtgtaataTCACTGAGAAACCAAATTAATAATGCTGTTGTAAAAGAACATATTTTAAAGATTCTCCTACttggttttattgtttgtttttgtgtactttgcttttgtattccattgagtggttttttttttatggcttAGAAGGTTGTAAAAGAGTTTGCCTTGGGCAAAAGAGGTTTACATTgtgaacacaaaacaaattggcATTCCCTCTTCCTCACCAAAGCCATTCTCGGTGAAGTGTTACAACACTTGTTTTGATGGTGCAAAGGGTTAGGCTACAAAAGAGTTTGTTACTTAGGCCACAGacattaaaaaacatgtttccttCAATGCAATGCAGAGTTAGCTAGTTATAGCTCTGTCTGGTTCAAACATTCCCTTTTTTGCATCCCATGTGGGGAGACATCCATTGTCCCTGTTCTGTAGatcttcccatagactttgtacattataacattccttgtggagcacccaggggtcaatttcacaaagagttaggactcaccttatctaagttaggacgagctaacttaggattaatcttaaggtctgcatgctacagtgcagggttgggactcgtcctaagtcctaagattagtcttaagttcggaagagttttgtgaaatcaacggcaggtctttagaatttccctatggagtttgttttactttccctttttgttttgtctttggtcTCCATATAAGCATGCCATATAAGGTAGTGAATATGAAATCATCAGGGTGCAATGTGgccacaaattatttaaaatgtgttttgtgtgagtACTTCTTCATACAATAACGGTCCATTGAAAGGCATCAGGGATAGTGTGGAAAACGAGTACAGTGTGTGTAGTTTAATTTATGTCTGATAACAACTGatgaagttcatactaaataaaaattgtgtgtgaaatatttccctctttattcaagaaaactgtagGCCCTATCCGAAACCCTAAAAGAATGCTTTCtcgacgcccccccccccccaccccccgatGTTTAAGTTGTCTTAAAAACTTTCAACATGTGCAAACAAAAGTTTGTCTTTGGAAATTCATTTGCTgtcctacatgtagctcttCTATTGCTGTGTTTGAATGGCCGactcaaaacaaagaacaattacatagtaagcttggg contains these protein-coding regions:
- the LOC117299476 gene encoding ankyrin repeat, PH and SEC7 domain containing protein secG-like, whose product is MARKELHNNLRQSRPHPNIVLRERTMTLGEKISYFHQNADDSDDSRIAALRNRANRSGGQAGAFLTEGTDEEGLVDGRTKNRNRGRMPTIGERRVSPAGRGTSSTMSMAVCVSVTDSTHELMEAAEKGDSSAVRRVLRESSADPNFGRTGDYRTALLRACQYGQVDVARQLLQAGADTSIRTIKNRTLLHEACVGGHPNVLTLLLDLADDIDAVDVEGQSSCHIAAFQGELECLQVLAEKGADTSLEDKNGRSPAHLAAQRNHPKILSYLLSKGVDIETSDHQRRRPAHMGAIHGGLESLILFVQGNCDILATDQAGCIPAHFAAKKDHLDCLRFLVKNGTELMTKDGSGKTPAHMAAYFGAMTCLHWLLEKGVDAMATDNHGNTPAHLAATGGHAECFNCCLQHNGRLDVVNDREETPMACARRSGHPQRMSKAGNNEVKCIHCANNYELVEWERMHQPSQVQKAMNNKKGGIFNSPLPRKPKAQEVQKPKETKPKVVGQELLPKRDLAVRYFGQETN